One Vigna unguiculata cultivar IT97K-499-35 chromosome 11, ASM411807v1, whole genome shotgun sequence DNA window includes the following coding sequences:
- the LOC114169388 gene encoding protein EXPORTIN 1A yields MAAEKLRDLSQPIDVPLLDATVAAFYGTGSKEERNAADQILRDLQNNPDMWLQVMHILQNTQNLNTKFFALQVLEGVIKYRWNALPVEQRDGMKNFISDVIVQLSSNDASFRSERLYVNKLNIILVQILKHEWPARWRSFIPDLVSAAKTSETICENCMAILKLLSEEVFDFSRGEMTQQKIKELKQSLNSEFQLIHELCLYVLSASQRTELIRATLSTLHAFLSWIPLGYIFESPLLETLLKFFPLPAYRNLTLQCLTEVAALQFGNYYDVQYVKMYNIFMVQLQSILPPTSDIPEAYSKGSTEEQAFIQNLALFFTSFYKVHIRILESTQENIAALLVGLEYLINISYVDDTEVFKVCLDYWNSLVSELFEPHRSLDNPAAAATLMGLQVPAMLPGMVDGHGSQLLQRRQLYAGPMSKLRMLMICRMAKPEEVLIVEDENGNIVRETLKDNDVLVQYKIMRETLIYLSHLDHDDTEKQMLRKLSKQLSGEDWTWNNLNTLCWAIGSISGSMMEEQENRFLVMVIRDLLNLCEITKGKDNKAVIASNIMYVVGQYPRFLRAHWKFLKTVVNKLFEFMHETHPGVQDMACDTFLKIVQKCKRKFVITQVGENEPFVSELLTGLPTTIMDLEPHQIHSFYESVGHMIQAESDAQKRDEYLQRLMELPNQKWMEIIGQAHQNVEFLKDQDVIRTVLNILQTNTSVASSLGTYFLPQISMIFLDMLNVYRMYSELISKSITEGGPFASRTSYVKLLRSVKRETLKLIETFLDKAEDQPQIGKQFVPPMMDPVLGDYARNVPDARESEVLSLFATIVNKYKSAMIEDVPRIFEAVFQCTLEMITKNFEDYPEHRLKFFSLLRAIATHCFPALICLSSQQLKLVMDSIIWAFRHTERNIAETGLNLLLEMLKKFQGSEFCNQFYRTYFLTIEQEIFAVLTDTFHKPGFKLHVLVLQHLFCLLETGVLTEALWDVVTNPYPYPSNSAFVQEFTIKLLSTSFPNMTATEVTQFVKGLFESTNDLSTFKNHIRDFLIQSKEFSAQDNKDLYAEEAAAQRERERQRMLSIPGLIAPSELQDEMVDS; encoded by the exons ATGGCCGCCGAGAAGCTCCGAGATTTGAGCCAGCCGATTGATGTTCCGCTCCTTGATGCCACTGTCGCTGCCTTCTACGGCACCGGATCTAAGGAAGAG AGAAATGCTGCTGATCAGATTCTGCGCGACTTACAAAACAATCCCGATATGTGGCTACAAGTCATGCATATTCTGCAAAATACTCAGAATCTGAATACCAAGTTCTTCGCCTTACAG GTTCTAGAAGGTGTAATTAAGTATAGATGGAATGCATTACCTGTTGAGCAGCGAGATGGAATGAAAAATTTCATCTCTGATGTCATTGTACAG CTTTCTAGTAATGATGCTTCATTTCGATCAGAAAGGTTGTACGTCAACAAACTCAACATTATATTAGTTCAG ATTTTGAAGCATGAATGGCCAGCAAGATGGCGAAGTTTTATTCCTGATCTTGTTTCTGCAGCTAAAACTAGTGAAACAATTTGCGAGAATTGTATGGCTATATTGAAA CTTTTGAGTGAAGAGGTTTTTGATTTTTCAAGAGGCGAGATGACCCAGCAGAAGATAAAAGAGCTTAAACAATCTTTGAACAG TGAATTTCAACTCATTCATGAGTTATGCTTGTATGTGTTATCAGCCTCGCAAAGGACTGAACTCATACGAGCGACTCTCTCTACATTGCATGCCTTTTTATCATGGATTCCCTTGGGTTATATATTTGAATCACCATTG CTTGAGAcactcttaaaatttttcccACTCCCAGCATATAGGAACCTAACATTGCAGTGTTTAACTGAG GTGGCTGCCCTTCAATTTGGAAATTATTATGATGTGCAGTATGTCAAGATGTATAACATATTCATGGTCCAGTTGCAG AGTATACTCCCACCGACTTCAGATATTCCTGAAGCATATTCAAAGGGCTCAACTGAGGAACAA gCATTTATACAGAATCTGGCACTTTTCTTCACATCCTTCTACAAG GTTCACATTCGCATCCTGGAATCCACTCAAGAGAATATAGCTGCTTTGCTTGTAGGCCTTGAATATCTTATCAACATTTCTTATGTCGATGATACTGAGGTTTTTAAG GTCTGTTTGGACTACTGGAATTCTTTGGTGTCGGAGCTGTTTGAACCACACCGAAGTTTGGACAATCCTGCTGCTGCAGCGACCCTGATGGGACTTCAG GTACCGGCAATGCTCCCTGGCATGGTTGATGGACATGGTTCTCAGCTTCTTCAGCGCCGACAACTGTATGCTGGTCCCATGTCAAAGCTGAGAATGCTCATGATCTGTCGAATGGCAAAACCTGAAGAAGTTCTCATAGTTGAAGATGAAAATGGGAACATTGTTCGTGAAACCTTGAAGGACAATGACGTTCTTGTTCAGTACAAG ATTATGAGGGAGACccttatttatttatcacatcTTGACCATGATGATACTGAAAAGCAG aTGCTGAGGAAATTGAGTAAACAGCTCAGTGGTGAGGATTGGACATGGAACAATTTAAATACACTATGTTGGGCAATAGGTTCTATATCCGGTTCTATGATGGAAGAACAG GAAAACAGATTTTTGGTTATGGTCATTCGTGACCTATTAAACCTATGTGAAATTACAAAGGGAAAAGATAACAAAGCTGTTATTGCAAGTAATATCAT GTATGTTGTGGGCCAGTATCCAAGATTTCTAAGAGCTCATTGGAAATTCCTTAAAACTGTTGTGAATAAGTTGTTTGAGTTTATGCATGAGACCCATCCTGGAGTTCag GATATGGCTTGTGACACATTTCTGAAAATAGTACAGAAGTGTAAGCGTAAATTTGTGATCACTCAG GTTGGGGAAAATGAACCGTTTGTGTCTGAGCTTCTGACAGGCCTTCCCACCACTATTATGGATCTTGAACCTCATCAAATACATTCCTTCTATGAATCT GTCGGTCACATGATTCAGGCAGAGTCTGATGCGCAGAAGAGAGATGAATATCTTCAGCGGTTGATGGAACTCCCAAATCAG AAATGGATGGAAATTATAGGTCAGGCTCATCAAAACGTTGAATTTTTAAAGGATCAGGATGTTATCCGGACAGTGCTTAATATATTGCAG ACGAATACAAGTGTTGCATCTTCTTTAGGGACATATTTCTTGCCCCAAATCTCGATGATCTTTTTGGACATGTTGAATGTATACAG AATGTACAGCGAGCTTATTTCAAAGAGTATTACTGAAGGGGGACCTTTTGCTTCTAGAACATCCTACGTGAAACTTCTACG TTCGGTGAAGAGGGAAACACTTAAGCTGATTGAGACATTCTTGGATAAGGCAGAAGACCAACCACAAATTGGCAAACAATTTGTGCCTCCAATGATGGATCCTGTTCTTGGAGATTATGCGAGGAATGTTCCTGATGCTAGGGAGTCAGAGGTTTTGTCACTGTTTGCCACAATTGTGAATAA ATATAAATCTGCAATGATCGAAGATGTACCTCGCATATTTGAAGCTGTCTTTCAGTGCACACTTGAG ATGATtacaaaaaattttgaagattaCCCAGAGCATCGCCTCAAGTTCTTCTCTCTTCTTCGTGCCATAGCTACTCATTGTTTCCCTGCGTTAATCTGCCTTTCAAGTCAG CAATTGAAACTTGTTATGGACTCTATCATATGGGCTTTTCGGCACACTGAAAGAAATATTGCTGAAACTGGGCTGAACTTGCTGTTAGAGATGCTGAAGAAATTTCAG GGCTCAGAGTTCTGTAATCAGTTTTATCGGACATACTTTTTGACAATTGAACAAGAGATATTCGCTGTATTGACTGATACTTTTCATAAGCCTGGGTTCAAATTGCATGTCTTGGTCCTTCAGCATTTGTTCTGTTTG CTGGAAACTGGTGTCCTAACCGAAGCTCTTTGGGATGTTGTTACTAATCCGTATCCATACCCAAGTAATTCTGCGTTTGTACAAGAGTTTACCATAAAACTTCTAAGCACGTCATTTCCCAACATGACCGCAACAGAG GTTACTCAATTCGTTAAAGGACTATTCGAATCAACCAACGATCTATCTacttttaaaaatcatatacGAGATTTTCTTATCCAGTCCAAAGAATTTTCAGCTCAG GATAACAAAGATCTATATGCTGAAGAGGCTGCGGctcagagagagagagaacgaCAAAGAATGCTTTCTATTCCTGGGCTTATTGCTCCAAGCGAATTGCAAGATGAAATGGTGGACTCGTAG
- the LOC114168452 gene encoding ADP-ribosylation factor-like, giving the protein MGQTFRKLFDTFFSNTEMRVVMLGLDAAGKTTILYKLHIGEVLSTVPTIGFNVEKVQYKNVVFTVWDVGGQEKLRTLWRHYFNNTDGLIYVVDSLDRERLGKAKQEFQAVINDPFMLHSVILVLANKQDLRGAMSPREVCEGLGLFDLKNRKWHMQGTCALRGDGLYEGLDWLSTTLKERKAAGYSSIGLGTSSI; this is encoded by the exons ATGGGTCAAACTTTTCGGAAGCTCTTCGATACCTTCTTCTCCAATACTGAGATGCGG GTTGTGATGCTTGGTCTTGATGCTGCCGGCAAAACTACTATACTGTACAAGCTCCACATTGGAGAAGTTTTATCTACTGTTCCTACAATTG GTTTTAATGTGGAGAAGGTTCAGTATAAGAATGTTGTTTTCACAGTTTGGGATGTTGGAGGGCAAGAGAAATTAAGGACACTTTGGAGGCACTATTTCAACAACACTGATGGTTTG ATATATGTTGTTGATAGTCTGGACCGAGAAAGGCTAGGAAAAGCTAAGCAGGAATTTCAg GCAGTCATAAATGATCCGTTTATGCTCCACAGTGTAATATTGGTGCTTGCGAACAAACAGGACCTG aGAGGAGCAATGTCACCAAGGGAAGTATGCGAAGGGTTAGGTCTCTTTGATCTCAAGAACAGAAAGTGGCACATGCAGGGCACTTGTGCTCTTCGGGGAGATGGTCTTTATGAGGGCTTGGACTGGCTGTCCACAACTCTGAAGGAGAGAAAAGCTGCCGGATATTCTTCAATAGGACTAGGAACTTCATCCATCTAA